A single Pogoniulus pusillus isolate bPogPus1 chromosome 27, bPogPus1.pri, whole genome shotgun sequence DNA region contains:
- the CPSF6 gene encoding cleavage and polyadenylation specificity factor subunit 6 isoform X2, translating to MADGVDHIDIYADVGEEFNQEAEYGGHDQIDLYDDVISPSANNGDAPEDRDYMDSLPPSVGDDVGKGAAPNVVYTYTGKRIALYIGNLTWWTTDEDLTEAVHSLGVNDILEIKFFENRANGQSKGFALVGVGSEASSKKLMDLLPKRELHGQNPVVTPCNKQFLSQFEMQSRKTTQSGQMSGEGKAGPPGGGSRAAFPPSNRGRGRFPGAIPGGDRFPGPAGPGGPPPPFPAGQTPPRPPLGPPGPPGPPGPPPPGQVLPPPLAGPPNRGDRPPPPVLFPGQPFGQPPLGPLPPGPPPPVPGYGPPPGPPPPQQGPPPPPGPFPPRPPGPLGPPLTLAPPPHLPGPPPGAPPPAPHVNPAFFPPPANSGIPTSDSRGPPPTDPYGRPPPYDRGDYGPPGRRFTGNNMSIREKLHIPFYGRHTKNNTQNSGREMDAARTPLSEAEFEEIMNRNRAISSSAISRAVSDASAGDYGSAIETLVTAISLIKQSKVSADDRCKVLISSLQDCLHGIESKSYGSGSRRERSRERDHSRSREKSRRHKSRSRDRHDDYYRERSRERERHRDRDRDRDRERDREREYRHR from the exons GAAGCTGAATATGGTGGGCACGATCAAATTGATTTGTACGACGATGTAATTTCTCCATCCGCGAATAATGGAGATGCCCCAGAAGATCGTGATTACATGGATTCTCTCCCACCATCTGTTGGGGATGATGTAGGTAAAGGAGCTGCACCAAATGTTGTCTATACATATACTGGAAAAAGAATTGCCTTGTACATTGGAAATCTTACTTGG tggacAACAGATGAAGACTTAACTGAAGCAGTTCATTCCCTGGGGGTAAATGATATTTTGGAGATAAAGTTTTTTGAAAATCGAGCTAATGGCCAGTCTAAAGG ATTTGCCCTTGTGGGTGTGGGATCAGAAGCATCCTCCAAAAAGTTGATGGATTTGTTGCCTAAAAGAGAATTGCATGGGCAGAATCCTGTTGTGACTCCATGTAATAAACAGTTTCTGAGTCAGTTTGAAATGCAGTCAAGGAAAA CCACGCAGTCTGGCCAGATGTCTGGGGAGGGTAAAGCTGGTCCCCCAGGGGGAGGCTCAAGAGCAGCATTTCCACCTAGTAACAGAGGGCGAGGTCGTTTTCCAGGTGCCATTCCAGGTGGAGACAGGTTCCCTggaccagcagggccaggagggccaCCACCACCTTTTCCAG CTGGACAAACTCCCCCACGCCCACCTTTAGGTCCTCCTGGCCCGCCAGGCCCGCCAGGCCCTCCACCTCCTGGTCAGGTCCTCCCACCTCCATTAGCTGGACCTCCTAATCGTGGTGACCGTCCACCACCACCAGTTCTGTTTCCAGGACAGCCTTTTGGTCAGCCTCCACTTGGGCCACTTCCTCCAGGCCCTCCACCACCAGTTCCAGGCTATGGACCACCACCAggtccaccacctcctcagcagGGTCCACCTCCACCGCCGGGTCCATTTCCCCCTCGTCCACCTGGCCCTCTGGGGCCACCCCTGACTCTTGCTCCCCCTCCACATCTCCCTGGGCCGCCTccaggtgctccaccacctGCACCACATGTGAATCCAGCTTTCTTCCCCCCACCTGCCAATAGTGGCATACCTACTTCAGACAGCCGTGGCCCTCCTCCGACAGATCCATATGGTCGACCTCCACCATATGACAGAGGTGACTATGGGCCACCTGGAAG GCGTTTCACTGGAAATAACATGTCCATAAGAGAAAAATTACATATTCCATTCTATGGGAGGCACACGAAAAATAATACTCAAAACTCAGGGAG AGAAATGGATGCTGCCAGGACACCTCTGAGCGAAGCAGAATTTGAAGAAATCATGAACAGAAATAGGGCAATCTCAAGCAGTGCCATTTCGAGAGCTGTATCAGATGCCAGTGCTG GGGACTATGGAAGTGCTATAGAGACCTTGGTAACGGCAATTTCCTTAATTAAACAGTCCAAAGTATCTGCTGACGATCGCTGTAAAGTACTTATTAGCTCTCTTCAGGACTGCCTTCATGGAATTGAGTCCAAGTCTTATGGTTCTGGATCCAG ACGTGAGAGATCCAGAGAGAGGGACCACAGTAGGTCACGAGAAAAGAGCAGACGCCACAAATCGCGTAGCAGAGATCGTCACGATGACTATTACCGAGAAAGAAGCCGTGAGAGAGAGAGGCACCGTGATCGCGACAGAGATCGCGACAGAGAacgagatagagagagagagtatCGTCACCGTTAA
- the CPSF6 gene encoding cleavage and polyadenylation specificity factor subunit 6 isoform X1 has translation MADGVDHIDIYADVGEEFNQEAEYGGHDQIDLYDDVISPSANNGDAPEDRDYMDSLPPSVGDDVGKGAAPNVVYTYTGKRIALYIGNLTWWTTDEDLTEAVHSLGVNDILEIKFFENRANGQSKGFALVGVGSEASSKKLMDLLPKRELHGQNPVVTPCNKQFLSQFEMQSRKTTQSGQMSGEGKAGPPGGGSRAAFPPSNRGRGRFPGAIPGGDRFPGPAGPGGPPPPFPAGQTPPRPPLGPPGPPGPPGPPPPGQVLPPPLAGPPNRGDRPPPPVLFPGQPFGQPPLGPLPPGPPPPVPGYGPPPGPPPPQQGPPPPPGPFPPRPPGPLGPPLTLAPPPHLPGPPPGAPPPAPHVNPAFFPPPANSGIPTSDSRGPPPTDPYGRPPPYDRGDYGPPGRRFTGNNMSIREKLHIPFYGRHTKNNTQNSGREMDAARTPLSEAEFEEIMNRNRAISSSAISRAVSDASAGDYGSAIETLVTAISLIKQSKVSADDRCKVLISSLQDCLHGIESKSYGSGSRRRERSRERDHSRSREKSRRHKSRSRDRHDDYYRERSRERERHRDRDRDRDRERDREREYRHR, from the exons GAAGCTGAATATGGTGGGCACGATCAAATTGATTTGTACGACGATGTAATTTCTCCATCCGCGAATAATGGAGATGCCCCAGAAGATCGTGATTACATGGATTCTCTCCCACCATCTGTTGGGGATGATGTAGGTAAAGGAGCTGCACCAAATGTTGTCTATACATATACTGGAAAAAGAATTGCCTTGTACATTGGAAATCTTACTTGG tggacAACAGATGAAGACTTAACTGAAGCAGTTCATTCCCTGGGGGTAAATGATATTTTGGAGATAAAGTTTTTTGAAAATCGAGCTAATGGCCAGTCTAAAGG ATTTGCCCTTGTGGGTGTGGGATCAGAAGCATCCTCCAAAAAGTTGATGGATTTGTTGCCTAAAAGAGAATTGCATGGGCAGAATCCTGTTGTGACTCCATGTAATAAACAGTTTCTGAGTCAGTTTGAAATGCAGTCAAGGAAAA CCACGCAGTCTGGCCAGATGTCTGGGGAGGGTAAAGCTGGTCCCCCAGGGGGAGGCTCAAGAGCAGCATTTCCACCTAGTAACAGAGGGCGAGGTCGTTTTCCAGGTGCCATTCCAGGTGGAGACAGGTTCCCTggaccagcagggccaggagggccaCCACCACCTTTTCCAG CTGGACAAACTCCCCCACGCCCACCTTTAGGTCCTCCTGGCCCGCCAGGCCCGCCAGGCCCTCCACCTCCTGGTCAGGTCCTCCCACCTCCATTAGCTGGACCTCCTAATCGTGGTGACCGTCCACCACCACCAGTTCTGTTTCCAGGACAGCCTTTTGGTCAGCCTCCACTTGGGCCACTTCCTCCAGGCCCTCCACCACCAGTTCCAGGCTATGGACCACCACCAggtccaccacctcctcagcagGGTCCACCTCCACCGCCGGGTCCATTTCCCCCTCGTCCACCTGGCCCTCTGGGGCCACCCCTGACTCTTGCTCCCCCTCCACATCTCCCTGGGCCGCCTccaggtgctccaccacctGCACCACATGTGAATCCAGCTTTCTTCCCCCCACCTGCCAATAGTGGCATACCTACTTCAGACAGCCGTGGCCCTCCTCCGACAGATCCATATGGTCGACCTCCACCATATGACAGAGGTGACTATGGGCCACCTGGAAG GCGTTTCACTGGAAATAACATGTCCATAAGAGAAAAATTACATATTCCATTCTATGGGAGGCACACGAAAAATAATACTCAAAACTCAGGGAG AGAAATGGATGCTGCCAGGACACCTCTGAGCGAAGCAGAATTTGAAGAAATCATGAACAGAAATAGGGCAATCTCAAGCAGTGCCATTTCGAGAGCTGTATCAGATGCCAGTGCTG GGGACTATGGAAGTGCTATAGAGACCTTGGTAACGGCAATTTCCTTAATTAAACAGTCCAAAGTATCTGCTGACGATCGCTGTAAAGTACTTATTAGCTCTCTTCAGGACTGCCTTCATGGAATTGAGTCCAAGTCTTATGGTTCTGGATCCAG AAGACGTGAGAGATCCAGAGAGAGGGACCACAGTAGGTCACGAGAAAAGAGCAGACGCCACAAATCGCGTAGCAGAGATCGTCACGATGACTATTACCGAGAAAGAAGCCGTGAGAGAGAGAGGCACCGTGATCGCGACAGAGATCGCGACAGAGAacgagatagagagagagagtatCGTCACCGTTAA
- the CPSF6 gene encoding cleavage and polyadenylation specificity factor subunit 6 isoform X3, whose amino-acid sequence MADGVDHIDIYADVGEEFNQEAEYGGHDQIDLYDDVISPSANNGDAPEDRDYMDSLPPSVGDDVGKGAAPNVVYTYTGKRIALYIGNLTWWTTDEDLTEAVHSLGVNDILEIKFFENRANGQSKGFALVGVGSEASSKKLMDLLPKRELHGQNPVVTPCNKQFLSQFEMQSRKTTQSGQMSGEGKAGPPGGGSRAAFPPSNRGRGRFPGAIPGGDRFPGPAGPGGPPPPFPAGQTPPRPPLGPPGPPGPPGPPPPGQVLPPPLAGPPNRGDRPPPPVLFPGQPFGQPPLGPLPPGPPPPVPGYGPPPGPPPPQQGPPPPPGPFPPRPPGPLGPPLTLAPPPHLPGPPPGAPPPAPHVNPAFFPPPANSGIPTSDSRGPPPTDPYGRPPPYDRGDYGPPGREMDAARTPLSEAEFEEIMNRNRAISSSAISRAVSDASAGDYGSAIETLVTAISLIKQSKVSADDRCKVLISSLQDCLHGIESKSYGSGSRRRERSRERDHSRSREKSRRHKSRSRDRHDDYYRERSRERERHRDRDRDRDRERDREREYRHR is encoded by the exons GAAGCTGAATATGGTGGGCACGATCAAATTGATTTGTACGACGATGTAATTTCTCCATCCGCGAATAATGGAGATGCCCCAGAAGATCGTGATTACATGGATTCTCTCCCACCATCTGTTGGGGATGATGTAGGTAAAGGAGCTGCACCAAATGTTGTCTATACATATACTGGAAAAAGAATTGCCTTGTACATTGGAAATCTTACTTGG tggacAACAGATGAAGACTTAACTGAAGCAGTTCATTCCCTGGGGGTAAATGATATTTTGGAGATAAAGTTTTTTGAAAATCGAGCTAATGGCCAGTCTAAAGG ATTTGCCCTTGTGGGTGTGGGATCAGAAGCATCCTCCAAAAAGTTGATGGATTTGTTGCCTAAAAGAGAATTGCATGGGCAGAATCCTGTTGTGACTCCATGTAATAAACAGTTTCTGAGTCAGTTTGAAATGCAGTCAAGGAAAA CCACGCAGTCTGGCCAGATGTCTGGGGAGGGTAAAGCTGGTCCCCCAGGGGGAGGCTCAAGAGCAGCATTTCCACCTAGTAACAGAGGGCGAGGTCGTTTTCCAGGTGCCATTCCAGGTGGAGACAGGTTCCCTggaccagcagggccaggagggccaCCACCACCTTTTCCAG CTGGACAAACTCCCCCACGCCCACCTTTAGGTCCTCCTGGCCCGCCAGGCCCGCCAGGCCCTCCACCTCCTGGTCAGGTCCTCCCACCTCCATTAGCTGGACCTCCTAATCGTGGTGACCGTCCACCACCACCAGTTCTGTTTCCAGGACAGCCTTTTGGTCAGCCTCCACTTGGGCCACTTCCTCCAGGCCCTCCACCACCAGTTCCAGGCTATGGACCACCACCAggtccaccacctcctcagcagGGTCCACCTCCACCGCCGGGTCCATTTCCCCCTCGTCCACCTGGCCCTCTGGGGCCACCCCTGACTCTTGCTCCCCCTCCACATCTCCCTGGGCCGCCTccaggtgctccaccacctGCACCACATGTGAATCCAGCTTTCTTCCCCCCACCTGCCAATAGTGGCATACCTACTTCAGACAGCCGTGGCCCTCCTCCGACAGATCCATATGGTCGACCTCCACCATATGACAGAGGTGACTATGGGCCACCTGGAAG AGAAATGGATGCTGCCAGGACACCTCTGAGCGAAGCAGAATTTGAAGAAATCATGAACAGAAATAGGGCAATCTCAAGCAGTGCCATTTCGAGAGCTGTATCAGATGCCAGTGCTG GGGACTATGGAAGTGCTATAGAGACCTTGGTAACGGCAATTTCCTTAATTAAACAGTCCAAAGTATCTGCTGACGATCGCTGTAAAGTACTTATTAGCTCTCTTCAGGACTGCCTTCATGGAATTGAGTCCAAGTCTTATGGTTCTGGATCCAG AAGACGTGAGAGATCCAGAGAGAGGGACCACAGTAGGTCACGAGAAAAGAGCAGACGCCACAAATCGCGTAGCAGAGATCGTCACGATGACTATTACCGAGAAAGAAGCCGTGAGAGAGAGAGGCACCGTGATCGCGACAGAGATCGCGACAGAGAacgagatagagagagagagtatCGTCACCGTTAA
- the CPSF6 gene encoding cleavage and polyadenylation specificity factor subunit 6 isoform X4, which yields MADGVDHIDIYADVGEEFNQEAEYGGHDQIDLYDDVISPSANNGDAPEDRDYMDSLPPSVGDDVGKGAAPNVVYTYTGKRIALYIGNLTWWTTDEDLTEAVHSLGVNDILEIKFFENRANGQSKGFALVGVGSEASSKKLMDLLPKRELHGQNPVVTPCNKQFLSQFEMQSRKTTQSGQMSGEGKAGPPGGGSRAAFPPSNRGRGRFPGAIPGGDRFPGPAGPGGPPPPFPAGQTPPRPPLGPPGPPGPPGPPPPGQVLPPPLAGPPNRGDRPPPPVLFPGQPFGQPPLGPLPPGPPPPVPGYGPPPGPPPPQQGPPPPPGPFPPRPPGPLGPPLTLAPPPHLPGPPPGAPPPAPHVNPAFFPPPANSGIPTSDSRGPPPTDPYGRPPPYDRGDYGPPGREMDAARTPLSEAEFEEIMNRNRAISSSAISRAVSDASAGDYGSAIETLVTAISLIKQSKVSADDRCKVLISSLQDCLHGIESKSYGSGSRRERSRERDHSRSREKSRRHKSRSRDRHDDYYRERSRERERHRDRDRDRDRERDREREYRHR from the exons GAAGCTGAATATGGTGGGCACGATCAAATTGATTTGTACGACGATGTAATTTCTCCATCCGCGAATAATGGAGATGCCCCAGAAGATCGTGATTACATGGATTCTCTCCCACCATCTGTTGGGGATGATGTAGGTAAAGGAGCTGCACCAAATGTTGTCTATACATATACTGGAAAAAGAATTGCCTTGTACATTGGAAATCTTACTTGG tggacAACAGATGAAGACTTAACTGAAGCAGTTCATTCCCTGGGGGTAAATGATATTTTGGAGATAAAGTTTTTTGAAAATCGAGCTAATGGCCAGTCTAAAGG ATTTGCCCTTGTGGGTGTGGGATCAGAAGCATCCTCCAAAAAGTTGATGGATTTGTTGCCTAAAAGAGAATTGCATGGGCAGAATCCTGTTGTGACTCCATGTAATAAACAGTTTCTGAGTCAGTTTGAAATGCAGTCAAGGAAAA CCACGCAGTCTGGCCAGATGTCTGGGGAGGGTAAAGCTGGTCCCCCAGGGGGAGGCTCAAGAGCAGCATTTCCACCTAGTAACAGAGGGCGAGGTCGTTTTCCAGGTGCCATTCCAGGTGGAGACAGGTTCCCTggaccagcagggccaggagggccaCCACCACCTTTTCCAG CTGGACAAACTCCCCCACGCCCACCTTTAGGTCCTCCTGGCCCGCCAGGCCCGCCAGGCCCTCCACCTCCTGGTCAGGTCCTCCCACCTCCATTAGCTGGACCTCCTAATCGTGGTGACCGTCCACCACCACCAGTTCTGTTTCCAGGACAGCCTTTTGGTCAGCCTCCACTTGGGCCACTTCCTCCAGGCCCTCCACCACCAGTTCCAGGCTATGGACCACCACCAggtccaccacctcctcagcagGGTCCACCTCCACCGCCGGGTCCATTTCCCCCTCGTCCACCTGGCCCTCTGGGGCCACCCCTGACTCTTGCTCCCCCTCCACATCTCCCTGGGCCGCCTccaggtgctccaccacctGCACCACATGTGAATCCAGCTTTCTTCCCCCCACCTGCCAATAGTGGCATACCTACTTCAGACAGCCGTGGCCCTCCTCCGACAGATCCATATGGTCGACCTCCACCATATGACAGAGGTGACTATGGGCCACCTGGAAG AGAAATGGATGCTGCCAGGACACCTCTGAGCGAAGCAGAATTTGAAGAAATCATGAACAGAAATAGGGCAATCTCAAGCAGTGCCATTTCGAGAGCTGTATCAGATGCCAGTGCTG GGGACTATGGAAGTGCTATAGAGACCTTGGTAACGGCAATTTCCTTAATTAAACAGTCCAAAGTATCTGCTGACGATCGCTGTAAAGTACTTATTAGCTCTCTTCAGGACTGCCTTCATGGAATTGAGTCCAAGTCTTATGGTTCTGGATCCAG ACGTGAGAGATCCAGAGAGAGGGACCACAGTAGGTCACGAGAAAAGAGCAGACGCCACAAATCGCGTAGCAGAGATCGTCACGATGACTATTACCGAGAAAGAAGCCGTGAGAGAGAGAGGCACCGTGATCGCGACAGAGATCGCGACAGAGAacgagatagagagagagagtatCGTCACCGTTAA